In Sphingobacteriaceae bacterium, the following proteins share a genomic window:
- a CDS encoding phosphoribosylpyrophosphate synthetase, which translates to MDLLPAYDMASKTINALIKKAYTSDFLMDHETDCLHCQETSRALSRNKFTINEVYRFEGNTDPADEMIVFTISSTDRKSKGFVVNTYVIYSGYKSQKLVEHLPKKI; encoded by the coding sequence ATGGACCTATTACCTGCATACGACATGGCCAGTAAGACCATCAACGCCCTGATTAAAAAAGCATATACCTCTGATTTTTTAATGGATCATGAAACGGACTGCCTGCACTGCCAGGAAACAAGCAGGGCTTTATCTCGCAATAAATTCACAATTAATGAGGTTTACAGATTTGAAGGAAACACAGATCCGGCAGATGAGATGATCGTTTTTACTATTTCTTCTACTGATAGAAAAAGCAAAGGTTTTGTTGTTAACACGTATGTAATTTACTCCGGTTATAAATCACAAAAGCTCGTTGAGCATTTGCCTAAAAAAATCTAA